The sequence TTGCGGGCCCTCCTCAGGACGACGCCGCCCCCTTTTGTTCGTCGCTCCTGCGTATTTTCCGGCGGCATCCGGCGAAAAGACGCCTTCCGCGCGCAACTTCGCGATTTCCCGCGCGTTCTTGAAACGAGCCGGGGCCTGTGAAACGCTATGGGGTTGGGAAATCTCCTTGCCGGTTCCTGTGCACCGAACAGCATTGCCAAGCTCAGCCTATCATCCGATGACGACCGAAGAATTGCAGGATCAGATCGCCGCGACCAGCGGCTGGCTCCACGCCGTGAAAGATGAAATGGCCCGCGTGCTCGTCGGGCAGGACCGCCTGGTGGACCGCCTGCTGATCGGCCTCCTTTGCAACGGCCACATCCTGCTGGAAGGTGTTCCCGGCCTAGCGAAGACCTTGGCGGTCAAGGCCCTGTCCGGCTCGCTGCACGCCAGCTTCGCCCGCTTCCAGTTCACCCCGGACCTCCTGCCGGCGGACCTGCTGGGTACCATGGTCTACAACCCGCAAGAGGCGACCTTCGCCCCGAAGCTGGGCCCGATTTTCAACAACCTGATCCTGGCGGACGAAATCAACCGTTCCCCCGCCAAGGTCCAGTCCGCCCTGCTGGAAGCCATGCAGGAACGCCAGGTCACGCTGGGCGACCGCACCTACAAGCTCCCCGAGCCGTTCCTGGTGCTGGCCACCCAGAACCCGATCGACCAGGAGGGCACCTACCAGCTCCCGGAAGCGCAGCTCGACCGCTTCCTGCTGAAGGTCACCGTGGGCTACCCGACGAAGGACGAGGAGCTGACCATCCTCGACCGCATGGCGACCTCGGCGCCGACCTATCAGACGAAGTCGGTGGCCACCCCGGAGCAGGTCGGCACCT comes from Luteolibacter sp. LG18 and encodes:
- a CDS encoding MoxR family ATPase, producing MTTEELQDQIAATSGWLHAVKDEMARVLVGQDRLVDRLLIGLLCNGHILLEGVPGLAKTLAVKALSGSLHASFARFQFTPDLLPADLLGTMVYNPQEATFAPKLGPIFNNLILADEINRSPAKVQSALLEAMQERQVTLGDRTYKLPEPFLVLATQNPIDQEGTYQLPEAQLDRFLLKVTVGYPTKDEELTILDRMATSAPTYQTKSVATPEQVGTSRSLVNRVYIDSSVREYIVQIIHATRFPLTVDAPLKNLIRAGASPRGTINLALTARARAFMQGRAFVTPQDVKDMVHDVLRHRILLSYEAEAEETTTDSILDRIISKVPVP